From the Bernardetia sp. genome, the window AGTAATTTTTAATTATCAATTTTACATTGTCAATTTATCTGATTACCAAAAACTATTTAGTAAAATGGCGAAAATTCGTATTACTCAGGTGCGTAGCTCAATCAAACGCCCAAAAAAACAACGCCTAACTTTGGAAGCTCTAGGGCTTCGCAAAATGCACCAAACCGTAGAGCAGGAAAATACTCCTAACATACTTGGAATGGTAAAGGCTGTAGAACATTTAGTAAAAGTAGAGGAAGCATAGGTTATAAACACGATATTTTGAGGATAACTTTAAATCTTATCTTCAGAATACTTTAGAAAAAGATTTTTTTTTCTACCTTTGCACTCACTTGAACAAATTCCTTATTAAGCAAAGACTTATTGTTGTTTGTTTTTTCTAAGGATTTTGTCTTTTAATCTCATTACATTTTACTCAAAGCGTTTAGCCTATAAAATGGATTAGGAAATAGCGAGTTTTGGGTAATTATATAAACTAATCTAAGAAATGAAACTTCATCAGTTAAGACCTGCAAAAGGGGCTGTAAAGTCTAGCAAAAGAGTAGGTCGTGGACAAGGATCTGGACGTGGTGGTACATCTACACGTGGACATAAAGGAGCGCAATCTCGTTCTGGTTATAGCCAAAAATTAGGTTTTGAAGGTGGACAGATGCCACTTCAACGTCGTGTACCTAAGTTTGGTTTTAAAAACCCAGCTCGTGTTGCTTATAAGCCAATTAACTTGGATACTCTTCAAGAACTTGCTACAAAGAAAAATACTACTGTTATTGATGTAGAATTATTAGCTGCAAATGGTTTGGCAGGAAAAGGCGATTTGGTAAAAGTATTGAATCGTGGAGAACTGACAACAGCTATTGAGGTTACTGCACATAAATTTTCTGCTGCTGCTAAAGAAAGCATTGAAAAAGCAGGAGGAAAAGCAACTACACTCTAACAACAAGAAAGCCGATTATGCTCTATGAAAGTAGCTCATAATCGGCTTAACTTGATTATAATTTATACTAATTACTATATATCTAGTATTATAAGTCTAAAGGCTTATGAAATTTAGTAAACTAGAAAAAGCATTATGAAGAAGTTTTTTGAAACTATAAAAAATATCTTTTCTGTAAAGGAACTCAAAGACCGTATTTTCCTTACTATTGGATTACTAATGGTTTTTCGTTTAGGTTCTTTTATTGTTTTACCTGGTGTTGATCCAAGTAAACTTGATACAGGAAAAAATGGTATTTTAGGCTTTATAGATAATATTTTAGGAGGTGCATTTGAGCGTGCCTCAATATTTGCCTTAGGTATCATGCCTTATATCTCTGCATCAATTATCATTCAACTTCTTACTGTGGCTGTTCCGACATTCCAAAAAATGCAGAAAGAAGGAGAGTCGGGTCGTAAAAAACTTACTCAAATCACTCGTGCGCTTACTATACTTATTACTATCGGACAAGGTTTTGCCTACTTAAAAGGAACTGTTCCAGTAGATGCAATTATTATAGATCAAACGTTCTTCTTAATATCATCTATTGTTATTCTCACTTCAGGTACAGTTTTCTGTATGTGGTTAGGAGAAAAAATCACAGATAAAGGAATTGGAAATGGTATTTCACTTCTCATTATGATAGGTATTATCTCACGTTTCCCAATGGCAATCGTTTCAGAAGCAACTTCAAAAGGAGCAAGTGGAGTATTTCTTTTTGTTTTAGAGGTTTTAGCTTTATACTTGGTAGTTATGGGAGTTGTTCTTATTGTACAAGCTGTACGCTATGTTCCACTTCAGTATGTAAAGCAAGTAGCAGGTCGTTCTCAAAAGCAAATGCTTACTCAAAAGAAACGTTCTGCATTACCTCTTAAAGTAAATGCAGCAGGTGTAATGCCAATCATCTTTGCACAAGCACTTATGTTTTTACCTCCTTTGGTAGCTGGAGCTTTTCAAGGTGATGATACGCCAAATGCAGATTATGTAGCACAAGCATTTTCAGACTTTACTTCAATAGAATACAATGTTCTTTTTGCTGTCTTGATTATTGCATTCACGTTCTTCTATACTGCAATGACTATCAATGTACAACAAATTGCAGATAATTTGAAAGATAGTGGAGGGTTTGTACCAGGTGTTACTCCAGGGGAAGAAACCAAAAACTACTTAGGTAAAATTTTAGATAGAATTACTCTTCCAGGTGCAATTTTTATTGCGATTGTAGCTGTACTTCCTGCTTTAGCAGCAGCAGCTGGTGTAGGTACTCAGTTTGCTCAATTCTATGGAGGAACATCTCTTCTCATTATGGTAGGTGTTGTATTAGATACACTTCAACAGATTGAGAGTTACCTATTGAACAAAGAATACGATGGACTTATGAATACAGGAAGTGTAAAAGGTCGTCAAGCACAACCAATGAACTATATATAAATCAAAACAAATCACTTCTTCATTGTATTATATAATGCGAGTACGACTTGTTTAGATTTTAAAATCATTATACAAAGCATCAAGAATCGACTTGATGCTTTGTTTTTTTAGATGAAATTATTAACCCTTTATTTTACTTTTTGATAATAAAATCAATAGAAAAATGGGAAAACCAATATACAAAACAGCACAAGATTTAGAGAAAATGCGTAAGAGTGCTGACCTTTTAGGACGCACACATGCTGAAATTGCCAAACGCATTATGCCTGGAATCACTACCAATGAGCTTGATAAGATAGCTTATGAGTTTATCAAGGATAATGGAGCAAAACCTAGCTTTTTAGGACTATATGATTGCCCTAGTTCTATTCTTACTTCTGTAAATAATCAAGTAGTTCATGGCTTACCCAATAACAGACCTCTAAGAAATGGCGATATTATTTCTGTTGATTGTGGTGTTTTCTTAGATGGTTTTCATTCTGATAGTGCCTATACTTATGAAATTGGTAATGTTGCCCCAGAGATTAGGAATCTATTGAAAGTTACTAAAGAAGCCTTGTATATTGGTATTGAGAACATGAAATATGGCAATAGAATAGGGGATATTAGTAATGCCATTCAAAAGCATGTAGAAAAAAATAATTATACAGTGGTTCGTGAGCTAGTAGGACATGGAGTAGGAAGAAAGATGCATGAAGCTCCAGAAGTACCTAACTTTGGAAAAGCAGGTAAGGGAGAAAAAATTAGAAATGGACTTGTGATTGCTATTGAGCCAATGGTAAATATGGGGAGTCGTAGTGTTTTGCAGTCAGATGATGGATGGTCTATTGTAACAAAAGATGGAAAACCTGCTGCCCACTTCGAACATACAGTTGCTTTAGTGGATGGAAAACCAGAAATCTTGACAACATTCAAGTATATAGAGCAAGCTATTAAGATGTTTCATAATTAATACTGTTTCTTCTTAGTTTTCATTATTTCTTAGATGCTCATTTCAGAATTTATAAAAAAAAATACTCAGTATTTACTTTCTACTAATCAGACAGATGAAAGGGAAGTACAAACAATACTGCGTTTTTTAATTGAAGATACTTTACAGATAAATAGAATTGATTTCTCTAGTCGTTTCTTAACACAACAAGAAATTGAGTTTCTAAACCAAAGTGTAGAGCGCCTGAAAAATAATGAACCTCTACAACATATTACTAAAAAGGCTTATTTCTATGGTTTAGACCTAGAAGTAAGCCCTAATGTCTTGATACCCCGACCCGAAACAGAAGAACTGGTACATCAAATTTTAAAAGACTTTGAGAATAGAAAAGAGAACAAAGAAATATTTTTAGAAGTTGGTACAGGAAGTGGGTGTATCAGTATTGCTCTTGCTAAAAATTTACCTAATTTTCATTTTATTGCGATTGATATATCTGAAAAGGCTTTAGAGATAGCTAAAAAAAATGCTAAGAAAAATAATGTGGAAAATATAGAATTTCTACAACTAAATTTTCTTGATAAAGAAGAGGTAAGAAACTGTAAAGCGATAAAAAATATAACACATATTGTCAGTAATCCTCCTTATATAAAGGAAAATGAGAAGGCAACTATGAGTGCAAATGTCCTTGATTATGAGCCACATATAGCACTTTTTGTAGAAAACACCAATCCTCTCATTTTTTATAAAGCCATTGCTGAATTTTTCACAAATACTACTGTTAATAAGAATAGTTTCTTATATGTTGAA encodes:
- the map gene encoding type I methionyl aminopeptidase, producing the protein MGKPIYKTAQDLEKMRKSADLLGRTHAEIAKRIMPGITTNELDKIAYEFIKDNGAKPSFLGLYDCPSSILTSVNNQVVHGLPNNRPLRNGDIISVDCGVFLDGFHSDSAYTYEIGNVAPEIRNLLKVTKEALYIGIENMKYGNRIGDISNAIQKHVEKNNYTVVRELVGHGVGRKMHEAPEVPNFGKAGKGEKIRNGLVIAIEPMVNMGSRSVLQSDDGWSIVTKDGKPAAHFEHTVALVDGKPEILTTFKYIEQAIKMFHN
- the rpmD gene encoding 50S ribosomal protein L30, with the translated sequence MAKIRITQVRSSIKRPKKQRLTLEALGLRKMHQTVEQENTPNILGMVKAVEHLVKVEEA
- the secY gene encoding preprotein translocase subunit SecY encodes the protein MKKFFETIKNIFSVKELKDRIFLTIGLLMVFRLGSFIVLPGVDPSKLDTGKNGILGFIDNILGGAFERASIFALGIMPYISASIIIQLLTVAVPTFQKMQKEGESGRKKLTQITRALTILITIGQGFAYLKGTVPVDAIIIDQTFFLISSIVILTSGTVFCMWLGEKITDKGIGNGISLLIMIGIISRFPMAIVSEATSKGASGVFLFVLEVLALYLVVMGVVLIVQAVRYVPLQYVKQVAGRSQKQMLTQKKRSALPLKVNAAGVMPIIFAQALMFLPPLVAGAFQGDDTPNADYVAQAFSDFTSIEYNVLFAVLIIAFTFFYTAMTINVQQIADNLKDSGGFVPGVTPGEETKNYLGKILDRITLPGAIFIAIVAVLPALAAAAGVGTQFAQFYGGTSLLIMVGVVLDTLQQIESYLLNKEYDGLMNTGSVKGRQAQPMNYI
- the prmC gene encoding peptide chain release factor N(5)-glutamine methyltransferase; this encodes MLISEFIKKNTQYLLSTNQTDEREVQTILRFLIEDTLQINRIDFSSRFLTQQEIEFLNQSVERLKNNEPLQHITKKAYFYGLDLEVSPNVLIPRPETEELVHQILKDFENRKENKEIFLEVGTGSGCISIALAKNLPNFHFIAIDISEKALEIAKKNAKKNNVENIEFLQLNFLDKEEVRNCKAIKNITHIVSNPPYIKENEKATMSANVLDYEPHIALFVENTNPLIFYKAIAEFFTNTTVNKNSFLYVEVNQYLAKETKELFISFGLENCIIFKDLQENLRFVRATYESF
- the rplO gene encoding 50S ribosomal protein L15; this encodes MKLHQLRPAKGAVKSSKRVGRGQGSGRGGTSTRGHKGAQSRSGYSQKLGFEGGQMPLQRRVPKFGFKNPARVAYKPINLDTLQELATKKNTTVIDVELLAANGLAGKGDLVKVLNRGELTTAIEVTAHKFSAAAKESIEKAGGKATTL